A window of Photobacterium toruni genomic DNA:
TAAAGTTCATCAAGCGTTAGCGCAATGTCCATGTGTTATCGTGTCAGATTGTGTCGATAATAATGATACTTTACGCCATGCAACGATTAAGCTCCCGGCTCAAGGTTGGAGTGAAAAATCAGGCACAGTTACCAATTCAGAACGTTGCATTTCTCGTCAACGTCGCTTAATACCAACTCAAGGTGAAGCTAAACCTGATTGGTGGATTATCACTCAAGTAGCTCAACGAATGGGATTTAAAGAAAGTTTTCATTACATCAATGAAGCTGAAATATTTGCTGAGCATGTCGCTTTAACAGCCCAAAATAATCACCCACACCAAACGCCACGTTTGCTTAATTTAAGTGGGTTAAGTGAGCTTACTGCACACGAATACGATACTTTATTACCGCAGCAATGGCCGTTAAATAGTGATGGTCTACACCAGCCACGCTTATTCAGTGATGGCATTTTCCCCACTCAAGATGGTCGCGCTCGTTTTGTTGAAACAGACTATAAGCCACTGATTAAAAATATATCAACTACATATCCATTACTATTAAATACAGGTCGAGTGCGTGATCAATGGCACACCATGACACGGACGGGGCTTTCGGCCACCCTTGCTCATCACACCCAAGAACCACTGATCGCAATTCATCCCTCAAATGCTAAACAATATCAGATCAAGAATAACCATCTTGTCAATGTAAAGAGTCAACATGGCCATGCTATTTTTCGAGCACATATAAGTAATGATGTTCAGCCTAACAATGCGTTTATTCCGATTCACTGGACACAGCAAACATCATCATCAGGCAGTGTATGTTCATTAATTGGAGAGCAACAAGATCCTATTTCAGGGCAACCGCAGTATAAAGCGACCCCAATTAAATTAACGCCAATTCCTTTCACCACTGAAGCTATTTTAACCACTACCACAGCACTGACATTGGCAAACTTACCGCCACAAACTACACTTTATTGGGTATCTAAAAAAGTCACAGCAGGCTATCAATATCATATTAATTCAGCCTTAAACCTCAACGCATTAGAACAAATATTAGTTCATTATTTTATGCCAACATCTGCGATCCATTTAAGAGCAATTGGCGCTCAACATCGTCGAATCATCATGCTTAACAATAACCGATGTGTCCGTTCACTACTGATTCAAGAAAATGACAATAAACCAATGATTAACCCACCAGTGAATATTCTTACCTGTAGCAGTGATGAATTAGCATTACATCAATTTCTCAATTGCAAAGATAATATTACAGCACCTAAAATTATTTGTGCTTGTAAGCAAATAACCAAACAACAATTAGTGTCAACTATCACTGAAAAACACATACAAAATGTAGAAGCATTAAGTCAAGCCACAACCGCAGGTACAGGCTGTGGTGGTTGCTGGGCTGAATTAGAAGCATTACTCAACCAATAGTAGATCACGACTATTGAAGATATATTCAATACGCTGATTAAATGTGGTGCAAAATCACCACCGATACTAGAGAGATTATTAACCTTGGCTGAGTCTCGGTGGTAATTAGATAATTTAAAAACGATACTATTTATATTCGAAAGAATAGACGTAAACTAAATATAAAAATCTTTAATCCCTTGTAATAAATTATTCACTGCAACCGCCGCTAATATCAACCCCATCACACGGCTAATAATCGCAGCACCAATATTTCCAATCCATTTTTGAATCGT
This region includes:
- a CDS encoding nitrate reductase, with amino-acid sequence MDNKKTSWVKSTCAYCGVGCGIEARINNKGQLDIRGDSHHPANKGRLCSKALNLVETLVSDNKMLTPQILHQPVSWNEALNQTALQLQETITKYGTDAVAFYVSGQLLTEDYYVINKLAKGFIGTANIDTNSRLCMSSAVAGHQRAFGEDCVAGCYDDLDAAAVVILTGSNLAWCHPVLFQRLKLAQKKHHTKIVVIDPRHTASCDIADLHLAITPDSDVALFTGLLNYLNNNNGFDHDYINAHTHNIQSALVTAIALEQTADISQLTGISKQQLNEFYQLFTDNPRTVTVYSQGVNQSLSGTDKVNAIINCHLATGRIGKPGATPFSITGQPNAMGGREVGGLATTLAAHLDFQHPEHWQLLRDFWQTDNLVTHPGLKAVDMFDAVAQGKIKAIWIIATNPAASLPNSHKVHQALAQCPCVIVSDCVDNNDTLRHATIKLPAQGWSEKSGTVTNSERCISRQRRLIPTQGEAKPDWWIITQVAQRMGFKESFHYINEAEIFAEHVALTAQNNHPHQTPRLLNLSGLSELTAHEYDTLLPQQWPLNSDGLHQPRLFSDGIFPTQDGRARFVETDYKPLIKNISTTYPLLLNTGRVRDQWHTMTRTGLSATLAHHTQEPLIAIHPSNAKQYQIKNNHLVNVKSQHGHAIFRAHISNDVQPNNAFIPIHWTQQTSSSGSVCSLIGEQQDPISGQPQYKATPIKLTPIPFTTEAILTTTTALTLANLPPQTTLYWVSKKVTAGYQYHINSALNLNALEQILVHYFMPTSAIHLRAIGAQHRRIIMLNNNRCVRSLLIQENDNKPMINPPVNILTCSSDELALHQFLNCKDNITAPKIICACKQITKQQLVSTITEKHIQNVEALSQATTAGTGCGGCWAELEALLNQ